A region of the Stieleria neptunia genome:
GCGGAAAAGGGGTCAGGTACCAAAAACCAAATGGCTCGCAGGGTGCTTCGCATTTTTGGTACCTGACCCCTTTTCCGCGGCACCCTCCGTTGAAAAGTTGACGCAGCACTGGGCTCCGCCGGCCAAACTTTGCTTTTGCCGGTTGCGGGACGTCCGCTGCAACACCAATCTCCCGATTTCGCCCGACACGATGCGATTTAGCGCGTTAATCCTGAAAAACCTGACTCGCCGCCCCTTAAGGGCCGCGCTGACCCTGATCGCGTTGACGATGGCGGTCGCGTCGGTCGTCGCGCTGCGGGGGATCGCCAAGGGATTCACCGAGTCGTTCGCGGACATCTACGAATCCCACTCGATCGACATCGTCGTCTCCCGTCAGGGCACCGCGGACCGCTTGAGCAGCAGCGTGAGCGAAGCGGCGATCGTGCAAATCGAGCAGCTCGGCGGCGTGGCGAAGGCCGCCGGCGTGCTGCTGGACACGCTCTCGCTGGAAGACCAGCAAATTTTCGGCGTCCCCACGATGGGCATCGCGGCGGACAGCTGGCTGCGCGATGATTTTCGCTGGCGCGAGCGGCGTTCCGGAGCGAAAGCTGGCTCGACGGACACGCCGCCGAAGCAGCTTTCCCTGGGGATTCATTTGGCCGAACGCGCGGGGATTTCGGTCGGCCAGAACGTGATGATTTTCGAAGAGCCGTACGTCGTGGACGGGATTTTCGAAAGTTCGAGCGTATGGGAAAACGGATCGATGGTGATGCCACTGGATCAGCTGCAAGCGATTTCCGACCGCAACGGGCAAGTGACGTACATCAACGTGCTGCTGGATCGGGCGGTCGACCGTGGTGACGCGCGATCGATTGTCGACCAGATTCACGGGATCGACAGCCGGCTTCACGCCATGACGACGGATGAATTCGTGGGGACCGACACCCGGATGCAACTGGCGGCGGCGATGGCCTGGATGACATCGATCATCGCCCTGGCGATCGGGGCGATCGGGACGCTCAACACGATGATGACCAGCGTTTTGGAACGAACGCGTGAAATCGGCGTGCTCCGCGCCGTCGGCTGGCCGCGGCGGCGTGTGATCGGCATGATCGTCTCCGAATCGATCATGCTGGCGTTGCTGGCCAGTTTTTTTGGCGGCGGCCTCGCAATCCTTGCCACCGATGCAATGAGCCGACATCCCGCGGTTCGCGGGGTGCTGGTGCCGGCAATCGACGCCGCAACGTTGTTGGAAGGTACGGTTTTGGCGGTCTTTATCGGGCTGCTCGGGGCGCTGTTGCCAGCGAAACGTGCCGCTTCGGTAATGCCGACCGAAGCATTGCGAAACTCTTGACGGGCGTCACCGGATGATCGGTGGCACCGATTTCGGACGAGTGGAACGGCACTTGCGGTCGCACGGAGAGGGGG
Encoded here:
- a CDS encoding ABC transporter permease; amino-acid sequence: MRFSALILKNLTRRPLRAALTLIALTMAVASVVALRGIAKGFTESFADIYESHSIDIVVSRQGTADRLSSSVSEAAIVQIEQLGGVAKAAGVLLDTLSLEDQQIFGVPTMGIAADSWLRDDFRWRERRSGAKAGSTDTPPKQLSLGIHLAERAGISVGQNVMIFEEPYVVDGIFESSSVWENGSMVMPLDQLQAISDRNGQVTYINVLLDRAVDRGDARSIVDQIHGIDSRLHAMTTDEFVGTDTRMQLAAAMAWMTSIIALAIGAIGTLNTMMTSVLERTREIGVLRAVGWPRRRVIGMIVSESIMLALLASFFGGGLAILATDAMSRHPAVRGVLVPAIDAATLLEGTVLAVFIGLLGALLPAKRAASVMPTEALRNS